From Myxococcales bacterium, the proteins below share one genomic window:
- a CDS encoding L,D-transpeptidase, protein MMLSSLVRRASSHALVVMSALGGLLAACSYPEKPKENPAPVAPSAAQAAAPPSATAPQPAASAQTEVTSAALSDAGASSDAKWDGPRIGAMALVTVVMSDMEWPKDDARKGDKGKGKGAVRLGYLRHGARAPVKPEKHVRANCPEGWYELVAGGYVCGRYATLDLNNPKVKLAPHDPDLEAPLPYQYGYNTTNGAPLYRQVPSREERLKLEPYLTGGSVSASSGSSKRKKRGAQPSGDEPSGTNEVQVQVEGDAGPPAMGALAFASTKSPEEPEVPWYMRDAGAGKPTVTLDELRGDGPIARRMVKGFYLALDRQFVSGGNAWWKTTSGLIAPADRLYVQKPLTDFKGVWLSTPASPPAPTEAGMAPNPLIGWALYNAKKYTISGTKAVPGEKIPRHTMVKLTGKSGTYGGVRYDETEEGFWLRANESTRTKPGPLPKDLAPGEKWVDVNLSTQTLIAYEGDKPAFATLTSTGRRESKEKDYTTPQGSFRIREKHVAATMDGDVASDGPYSIEDVPWIMYFNGSYALHGAFWHAAFGYVKSHGCVNLSPADARTMFNWTEPHVPEGWHGVNATAEKPGTRVVVHD, encoded by the coding sequence ATGATGCTTTCTTCGCTCGTTCGGCGCGCTTCTTCCCATGCCCTCGTGGTCATGTCGGCGCTCGGTGGCCTCCTCGCCGCGTGCAGCTACCCCGAGAAGCCCAAAGAGAACCCCGCGCCCGTCGCGCCTTCTGCCGCGCAGGCCGCAGCCCCACCATCGGCCACGGCTCCGCAGCCTGCCGCGTCCGCCCAGACCGAGGTCACGAGCGCCGCCCTGTCGGACGCGGGGGCCTCGTCGGACGCCAAATGGGACGGCCCGCGCATCGGCGCCATGGCCCTCGTGACGGTGGTCATGAGCGACATGGAGTGGCCCAAGGACGACGCCCGCAAGGGGGACAAGGGCAAAGGTAAAGGCGCGGTTCGATTGGGCTATTTGCGTCATGGCGCCCGCGCCCCCGTGAAGCCGGAGAAGCACGTCCGCGCGAACTGCCCCGAGGGTTGGTACGAGCTCGTCGCCGGCGGGTACGTGTGCGGCCGCTACGCGACGCTCGACCTCAACAACCCCAAGGTGAAGCTCGCCCCGCACGATCCGGACCTCGAGGCGCCGCTCCCGTACCAGTACGGCTACAACACGACGAACGGCGCGCCGCTCTACCGCCAGGTGCCTTCCCGCGAGGAGCGGCTCAAGCTCGAGCCTTACCTCACGGGTGGCAGCGTGAGCGCGTCGTCGGGCAGCTCGAAGCGAAAGAAGCGCGGCGCGCAACCCTCGGGGGACGAGCCCTCGGGCACGAACGAGGTGCAGGTGCAGGTCGAGGGCGACGCAGGCCCGCCCGCGATGGGGGCGCTCGCGTTCGCGTCCACGAAGTCCCCCGAAGAGCCCGAGGTTCCCTGGTACATGCGCGACGCCGGGGCCGGCAAACCCACGGTGACGCTCGACGAGCTCCGCGGCGACGGCCCCATCGCGCGCCGCATGGTGAAGGGCTTCTACCTCGCGCTCGATCGCCAGTTCGTCTCGGGCGGCAACGCCTGGTGGAAGACGACGAGCGGCCTCATCGCGCCGGCCGACCGCCTCTACGTCCAAAAGCCCCTCACGGACTTCAAGGGCGTGTGGCTCTCGACCCCGGCGTCGCCCCCCGCGCCGACCGAGGCGGGCATGGCCCCGAACCCGCTCATCGGCTGGGCGCTCTACAACGCCAAAAAGTACACGATTTCGGGCACCAAGGCCGTGCCGGGAGAGAAGATCCCCCGCCACACGATGGTGAAGCTCACCGGCAAGTCGGGCACCTACGGCGGCGTTCGTTACGACGAGACCGAAGAGGGCTTTTGGCTCCGCGCGAACGAGAGCACACGCACGAAACCCGGCCCCCTCCCGAAGGACCTCGCGCCCGGCGAGAAGTGGGTCGACGTGAACCTCTCCACGCAGACCCTCATCGCCTACGAGGGCGACAAACCCGCCTTCGCGACGCTCACGTCGACGGGCCGCCGCGAGTCGAAAGAGAAAGACTACACGACGCCCCAGGGCAGCTTCCGCATCCGCGAGAAGCACGTCGCGGCCACGATGGACGGCGACGTCGCGAGCGACGGCCCGTACTCGATCGAGGACGTGCCCTGGATCATGTACTTCAACGGGAGCTACGCGCTCCACGGCGCGTTCTGGCACGCGGCCTTCGGCTACGTGAAGAGCCACGGCTGCGTGAACCTGAGCCCGGCCGACGCGCGCACCATGTTCAACTGGACCGAGCCGCACGTCCCCGAGGGGTGGCACGGGGTCAACGCGACGGCCGAGAAACCGGGCACACGCGTCGTCGTGCACGACTGA
- a CDS encoding tetratricopeptide repeat protein: protein MDQFSATLDRGWDLAQRGDAKGAILCAKRALEIDPQSPEVHNLLGYSAALAGDADEALEHYRQAITLDETYFEAMLNCAELLMHPMGDFDESIALCEEALDYAETNEEMADCLLLKIDALLAKGDVAEAKRSVARIPEGPWENPSYTFLVGRALYEVGEIEKSRPFIEEAARLDPAHVDAHYYVGLLRDEAGDARGAVEAFLRSRSIDASKAPPVWAPSPEGFSVVVRKVIAGLDVILSRYVREAEVYVVDLPGAELVVDGVDPRALVILDTPPTDDGERRFVRLFVYQRNVERAAGSLSALEEELATALEREVTSVFLDGDAKAGATHGLN from the coding sequence ATGGACCAGTTCTCGGCCACGCTCGATCGAGGCTGGGACCTCGCCCAGCGCGGCGACGCGAAGGGCGCAATCCTGTGCGCGAAGCGCGCGCTCGAGATCGACCCTCAATCGCCCGAAGTACATAATCTCCTTGGGTATTCCGCCGCTCTTGCGGGGGACGCCGACGAGGCGCTCGAGCACTACCGGCAGGCGATCACCCTCGACGAGACGTACTTCGAGGCGATGCTCAACTGCGCCGAGCTCCTCATGCACCCCATGGGCGACTTCGACGAGTCCATCGCCCTCTGCGAGGAGGCCCTCGACTACGCCGAGACGAACGAGGAGATGGCCGACTGCCTGCTCCTCAAGATCGACGCGCTGCTCGCCAAGGGAGACGTGGCCGAGGCGAAGCGCTCGGTGGCCCGCATCCCCGAGGGCCCGTGGGAGAACCCGAGCTACACCTTCCTCGTCGGGCGCGCGCTCTACGAGGTCGGCGAGATCGAGAAGTCGCGGCCCTTCATCGAAGAGGCGGCCCGCTTGGACCCGGCTCACGTCGACGCCCACTACTACGTAGGCCTCCTCCGCGACGAAGCCGGGGACGCACGCGGCGCCGTCGAGGCCTTTTTGCGCTCACGCTCCATCGACGCCTCGAAGGCGCCTCCCGTCTGGGCCCCCTCCCCCGAGGGGTTCTCGGTGGTCGTTCGCAAGGTGATAGCTGGGCTCGACGTCATCCTGTCGCGCTACGTGCGCGAGGCCGAGGTGTACGTGGTCGACCTCCCGGGCGCAGAGCTCGTGGTCGACGGGGTCGACCCTCGCGCCCTCGTGATCCTCGACACGCCCCCGACCGACGACGGCGAGCGCCGTTTCGTGCGTCTCTTCGTCTACCAGCGCAACGTCGAGCGCGCCGCCGGCTCTCTCTCCGCGCTCGAAGAAGAGCTCGCCACGGCCCTCGAGCGCGAGGTCACGTCCGTCTTCTTGGACGGCGACGCCAAGGCCGGGGCCACGCACGGCCTCAATTGA